In Mobula hypostoma chromosome 10, sMobHyp1.1, whole genome shotgun sequence, a single genomic region encodes these proteins:
- the LOC134352721 gene encoding E3 ubiquitin-protein ligase CCNB1IP1, translating to MAMCEDVLLCNFSRCRARLSGFAWVTACSHVFCDQHGSGEFSRSPALCPACKSALAGKLDIVRTELSPTEEYKAMVLAGLRPEIILDIASRALAFWTYQIHQERMYQEYAYSKAEGRLRQMEKMYTQQIQGKDMEVSNSRSEVSSLKKLLEEYKKKYSEMSEKLMERNRQYQRLQGLYDSLRLRSIAMSGEGEPGMAYSLPTASSGLNKLLPADSPGRRRSAEGDFRLRPSFFSSPAPEGAGSFFSFSPGDDQDREQHQHPTLAATSSSFRMKRM from the exons ATGGCCATGTGCGAGGATGTGTTGCTGTGTAACTTCAGCCGTTGCCGGGCCCGCCTCTCAGGCTTCGCCTGGGTCACCGCCTGCTCACACGTCTTCTGTGACCAGCACGGCAGTGGCGAGTTCAGCCGCTCGCCCGCCCTTTGCCCTGCCTGCAAGAGCGCGCTGGCCGGCAAACTGGACATTGTGCGCACCGAGCTGAGCCCGACCGAAGAGTACAAGGCGATGGTGCTGGCGGGGCTGCGGCCTGAGATCATCCTCGATATCGCGTCCCGGGCTCTCGCCTTCTGGACCTACCAG ATTCACCAGGAGCGCATGTACCAGGAGTATGCCTACAGCAAGGCGGAGGGCCGCCTGAGGCAGATGGAGAAGATGTACACCCAGCAGATCCAGGGCAAGGACATGGAGGTGAGCAACAGTCGCAGCGAGGTCAGCTCCCTGAAGAAGCTGTTGGAGGAGTACAAGAAGAAGTACAGTGAGATGTCGGAAAAGCTGATGGAGCGGAACCGGCAGTACCAGAGGCTGCAGGGCCTCTACGACAGCCTGCGGCTCCGCAGTATAGCCATGTCAGGGGAGGGGGAGCCCGGAATGGCCTACAGCCTGCCCACAG CCTCAAGTGGCCTGAACAAGTTGCTGCCGGCAGACTCCCCGGGTCGGAGACGCTCAGCTGAAGGCGACTTCCGCCTCCgaccctccttcttcagctcGCCGGCTCCAGAAGGTGCTGGCAGTTTCTTCAGCTTCTCTCCTGGTGACGACCAGGACCGGGAGCAGCATCAGCACCCCACCCTCGCCGCAACCAGCAGCTCCTTCAGAATGAAGAGGATgtga